The following nucleotide sequence is from Bradyrhizobium roseum.
CCGCGGAGTGAGATATGTTCGAGTTCTTGCAGCCGGCCGGTTGGGCCAGGCCGATCGGTTACGCGAACGGCGTCGCTGCCCGCGGCAAGATGATCTTCGTCGCCGGCCAGATCGGCTGGAACGAACATTGCCAGTTCGAGTCCGACGATCTGGTGGCGCAGACCAGCCAGACCCTGAAAAATGTTGCCGCCGTCTTGCGCGCCGGTGGTGCCGGGCCCGAGCATATCGTGTCGATGACATGGTTCATGCTCGACCGTAAGGAATATTCGGCACGACTGAAAGAAATCGGTACGGTCTATCGTGACGTCATAGGCCGGCACTTCCCGGCGATGACGGCGCTGCAGGTCTCGGGGCTGATCGAGGACCGCGCGAAAGTCGAAATCCAGGCGATCGCGGTGATACCTGACCAGATGGACTGAAGGCGATGCCAACACACGGAGGGCGCCATGGCAACCAAGGCTCGTGAAAATCACCGCGAAGACGTGGCCGGACGGGCCAATGTCGAGGATACGCCCGAGCTGCTTGCCTATTACGACGAACTTGAAAGACTGGAAGCGGGGGCGCTCTGGACGGTCGCGAACAAGATCGAGCCATGGGCGCCGAAATCATCCTCCGTCCCTGTGTTGTGGCGCTACGAGGACCTCCGCGCCCACGTGCTGCGGTCCGTCGAACTGGTGTCGCCGGAAAAGGCCGGCCGCCGCGTCATCTATCTGAACAATCCCGGCCGGCGTGACTACGCCGCCGCGGTCGGCTGGCTCTATTCCGGCTTGCAGGTCATGCATCCGGGCGAGGTTGCATCCGCCCATGCCCACTCGGCTTCCGCGCTTCGCTTCATCATGGAGGGCGAGGGCGCCTACACGATCGTCGACGGCCACAAGATGACGCTCGGCGCCAACGACTTCGTGCTGACGCCGAACGGCACTTGGCACGAGCACGGCGTCTCCGGCGACGGCACGCCGTGCATCTGGCAGGACGGTCTCGACATTCCCCTGGTCAACACGCTGGAAGCCAATTTCTATGTGGTCCACCCCAATTTGCAGCAGAGCGTCGGCTATCCCGTCGACGACATGACCCACACCTGGGGCAATCCCGGCCTGCGGCCGGCGGGCGCCGAGTGGTCCAAGGGATATTCGCCGCTGCTGAAATATGAGTGGGGGCCGACCTACGAAGCGCTGCAGCGCTACGCCAAGGCCACTGATGGATCGCCGTATGACGGCGTTCTGATGAACTATGTGAACCCGGTGACCGGCGGTCCGGTGATGCAGACGATCGGCGCATCGATGCAGATGCTTCGCCCAGGCGAAAGCACGCGCGCGCATCGCCACACCGGCAGCTTCATCTATCAGGTCGCCAAGGGAAGTGGTCACTCGATCATCGACGGCAAGCGCTTCGACTGGAAGGAGCGCGACATCTTTTGCGTGCCGTCCTGGGCCTGGCATGAGCACGTGAATGCGTCGGCCAGCGAGGACGCCTGCCTGTTCACGTTCAACGACCTGCCGGTCATGCAGGCGCTTGGGCTCTACCGCGAGGAAGCGTTTGGCGACAATGGCGGCCGCCAGCCGCTCGTGGCCTAGGAGAAATTCGGTGCGTCTTGTCACCTATCGCAGCACCATTGAGGCTGCTGCCCGTCTCGGCGCGATTGTCGGCGATCTCGTGGTGGACGTCGAGGAGGCCGGTCAGCATACCGGGGTGCCCCTTCCTTCATCGATGCTCGCGTTCATCGATCTGGGGCCGCCCGCCTTGGCGGCCCTCAGGAAAATTTTGAACGAAGGCAAGGATAACTGGCCGGTAGGCGCCGCACTGCCGCTGGCGAATGTCAGGCTGCTGGCGCCGATACCGCGTCCGCGCAAGAACATATTTGGCATCGGTCTCAACTATGTCGAGCACGTCGCGGAATCGTCGCGGGCGCTGGACACGGCAAAGGACGTGCCGAAACAGCCGATCATCTTCTCAAAACCGCCGACCAGCGTGATCGGGCCGGACGAAGCGATCCAGCACAACAAGAAGATCACGCAGCAGCTTGACTGGGAGGTCGAGCTTGCGGTGGTGATGGGACGGACCGCGCGGCGGGTGTCGGAGGCTGAAGCGCTCGGCTTCGTGTTCGGCTACAGCGTGATGATCGATATCAGCGCCCGGGACAATCGCCGTGCCGGCCAGTGGATCTACTCCAAGGGCCAGGACACTTATGCGCCGTTCGGACCGTGCATCGTCACGGCGGATGAAATCACCGATCCGCACGCGCTTGATCTCTGGCTGACGGTGAACGGCGTGGAGAAGCAGCGCTCCAACACCCGCCATATGCTGTTCAAGGTGCCGCTCCTGATCGCGGACATTTCGGCCGCGATGACGCTGGAGCCGGGCGACATCATCGCGACCGGCACGCCCGAGGGCGTCGGCGCCGGACGCTCTCCGCAGGAGTGGCTGTGGCCGGGCGACGTGGTGGAAGCGGAAGTCACCGGCATCGGCCGGCTGCGCCACCCTGTTGTGGCGATCTGAGAGGCCGGCATGATCTTCGACATGGAGACGCTGGAGGCGCAGAACCGCTACAAGATCCTGACGGCCACGGTGACGCCGCGGCCGATCGCCTGGGTCACCACGATCTCCGCGAGCGGCGTGATCAATGCCGCGCCGTTCAGCTTCTTCAACGTGATGGGGCATGAACCGCCGACCGTCGCGATCGGACTGCTGGCAGGCTCGGAGCGCTTCAAGGATACGGCGGCCAACATCCTCGATACCGGGGAATTCGTCGTGAACCTCGTGGGCGAAGCCAACGCCGAGGCTATGAACATCACCTGCATCGATGCGCCGCCGGAGATCGACGAACTCGAGCTCGCAGGACTGACGCCGGCCGCCTCGCAGGCGGTGCGCCCGCCGCGCATTGCGGAATCGCCAGTGTCGTTCGAGTGCCGGGTGCTCGCGTCGCTAGTGACGGGGCCGCGCCAGACCGCGGTCATCGGCCGTATCGTCCGTGCCCATGTCGATGACGCGGTGATTCTGGACCGGGAGCGTTGTCACATCGATACGCCGGCGCTGCACCTGATCGCTCGTATGCACGGCAGCGGCTGGTATGCGCGCTCCACCGACTTGTTCCAGATCGATCGCCCGAGTTGGGCGGCGTGGCAGGAAAAGAACGTCAAGGCATAATCTGCGTAGCGGGATCTGTAGCGGAGAATAGCTTGAAGATTGCAGTATTGGGTGGGGGCAACGGTTCGTTTGCGGCCGCCGGCGATTTCGCCTTGGCCGGCTACGAAGTCCGGCTGTGGCGGCGAAATGCTGATGATGTCGAGGCCCATCGCGCGCAGGGCGGCGTGATAACGGTCATCGATCGGGCGGGCCAACGGGAAACGAGGCCGGCTAAGATCACGTCGGCGATCGCGGAAGCGATCGATGGCGCCGATCTCATCCTGTGTCCGGCACCGGCGTTTGCCCAGCCGGCCATCGCCGAGCTCGCCGCGCCGCATCTGCGCGACGGCCAGGTGGTGTTCTTGCCGCCCGGCACGTTCGGTTCCTACCTCTTTGCCCGCGCGGCAAGGGACGCGGGCAACCGCGCGGAAATTGCGACCGCCGAAACCGGGACGCTGCCGTGGCTCGCGCGCAAGCGGGGACCTTATGCGGTGCGCATCTCGGGCCGGGGCGCGCGTCTGCCGACCGGCGTGTTTCCGTTGCGTCTCGCCCCTCACGCGCTCGACGTGATCGGGCGCGCTTTTCCGAATGCGATCGAACCCTGTGGCGATGCGCTGTCAGGCGCGCTGATGAATGCGGGCCCGATCATCCATCCGCCGCTGATCACCATGAACGCCGGCCCGATCGAGCATTTTGAGAAGTGGGACATCCACAAGGAAGGCACGCAGCCGGCGATTCGCCGCGTCACGGACGCGCTCGATGCCGAGCGCGTCGCCATCCGCGAGGCGCTTGGTTACGGCGGGCCGCATTTTCCGCTGGCCAACCATTATGCGAAGGACGGCGAACCCTGGATGTATGCGCGCGACGCGCACGACCAGCTCACGGATTCCGGCGACTGGTCCGAACGCCTCGTTCTCCTCGAACATCGCTACATGCTGGAAGATCTGCGGCTCGGCCTGTCGTTCTTCGACTCGGTGGCTACGCTCGTGGGCGTGCAAACGCCGCTCGTCAAGGCGTTCCTCGCGATCGGCTCTGCCATTACCGGACAGGATTTTGCGGTGACGGGCCGGACACTCGCTTCGCTCGGCCTTGGCGATCTCGACCGGGCTGCACTGCAAAACCATCTCGCCGAGGGTTTCCGATGAGGCCGGTGATCGGATGCCTCGGCGCCGGCCGGATGGGCCGCGGGATTGCGGTGGTGTTCGCCTTTGCCGGCCACCAGGTGATCATCGTCGATTTCAAGGAGCGGGAAGCTGCCGCGTTCGAGGCGCTGGCGGCCGAAGCCAGCGCGGAAATCCGTTCGACGCTCGAAATTCTCTCGCGCATCGATCTACTGCCGGCAGAACTTGTGCCCACAATCGCCGAGCGGGTCACGATCGCGCCCCGGCAAAAGGCGGCTGCTGTGTTACCGCGCTGCGACGTGATCTTCGAGGGCGTGCCGGAAATCCTCGGCTTGAAGCAGGCGGCGCTGGCGGAAGCTTCGCAGCTGGCGGGCGAAGGTTCGATCATCGCTTCGACCACGTCGACGATACTCGTCGACGATCTCGCCGGATCGGTCGAGCATCCCGGCCGCTTTCTCAATGCCCACTGGCTCAATCCGGCCTATCTCGTGCCGCTGATCGAATTGTCACCCGGGAAGCTCACCGCGCCGGAGACGACCGCGCGGATGAAGACGCTGCTCGAAGGAATCGGCAAGGTGCCGGTGGTCTGCGCGGCGCGGCCGGGCTTCATCGTTCCCAGGATCCAGTCGCTAGCGATGAACGAGGCCGCCCGTATGGTGGAGGAGGGGGTGGCTTCGGCGGAGGATATCGACAAGGCCGTGATCTACGGTTTTGGGTTCCGCTTCGCGGTGCTCGGCCTGCTCGAGTTCATCGACTGGGGCGGCGGCGATATCCTGCATCACGCCAGCCGCTATCTGGTCGAGGCGCTCGGCGACAGCCGTTACGCCGCGCCCGAGATCATCGCGACCAATATGCGCGAAGGACGCATCGGCATGAAGACCGGGCAGGGTTTCATGAACTATGAGGGCGTCGACCAGGCGGCCTATCGCGAAAAGCGCCTGGCCGCTTTTGCTTCGGCGTTGCGGGCCATGGGTCTCGCGCGCGAACCGGTGGCATGATGCGCGCGCCGCGCGCCTCGCTTCAGTGGCCGCCGAGATAGGCCGCGATCAGTTTCGGGTCGTGGATCAGCGTGTCCGCCGGACCGGACTGGATGATCTCGCCGGTTTCCAGCACGTAGCCGTAATCAGCGGTTTCCAGCGCGGCGCGGGCGTTTTGCTCGACCAGCAGGACCGAGACGCCGAGGCTGCGCAGCGAGGCAATGGTGCGGAAAATTTCGCGGACGATCAGCGGGGCGAGGCCGAGACTGGGTTCATCGAGAACGAGGAGCTTCGGCTTCGCCATCAGCGCGCGGCCGAGCGCCAGCATCTGCCGCTCGCCGCCCGACAGGGTGCCGGCGGCCTGCTTGCTGCGTTCCTTCAGCCGCGGAAAACGGTCGAACACGTCGTCGAGGCTTTTGCGCGTTGTCGAGCGGTCGCGCAGGCTGTAGGTGCCGAGCAGGAGATTGTCGGCCACCGACATGTCGGCGAACAGCTCGCGCTTCTCCGGCACGAGGCACAGGCCGCGTTCGACGCGGCCCTCGACGTCGATCCGCCCCAGGTCTGTGCCTTGAAACAGCATCCGCCCGGTGGACTTTAAAAGGCCGATAGCGGCCATCAGCAAGGTGGTCTTGCCGGCGCCGTTAGGGCCGATCACCGTCACGATCTGGCCCTGCTCGACGGACAGCGAGACGTTGCGCACCGCCTCGACCTTGCCGTAGGCGACCGACACGTTTTCGATGGAGAACATCGCCGTCACGCGACACCTCCGAGGTAGGCTTCCTGGACGCGGGTATCGCTGCGGATCGCCGCCGGTTCGCCCTCGCAGAGCTTTGAGCCGAAATCGAGTACGACGATGCGGTCCACCAGCGACATCACGAACTCCATGTCGTGTTCGACCAGCAGGATGGTCAGGTGATCCGCGCGCAGCGAGCGCAGCAATTCGGCAAGCTTGAGCTTCTCCTGGCGGCGCAGGCCGGCGGCCGGCTCGTCGAGGACGAGCAGCGTCGGATCGGCGGCGAGCGCGCGGGCGATCTCGAGCACGCGCTGATTGCCAAGCGGCAAATTGCCGGCGAGCTCGAACGGCTTGTCGCCGAGTCCGACCCGCTCGAGCTGCCGCAGCGCCTCGTAACGGGCGCTGGCTTCTTCCGCCTGGTTCAGGCGCAGGGCGCCGGCGAGCAGGCCGGTCCTGGTGCGCGCGTAGGTGCCGAGCAACACATTGTCGAGCAGCGTCATCCGCGGGCGCAGCTTGACGTGCTGGAACGTGCGGGAGATTCCGGCGCGGGCGATGTGAAATTGCTGGTCGCGGGTGATCGAGTGTCCCGCGAACGCGATCTCGCCGCTGTTGATGCGCAACGCCCCGGTGAGCAGGTTGAACATCGTGGTCTTGCCGGCACCATTCGGCCCGATCAGCCCGAGAATTTCGCCGGACCTGACCTCGAAGCTGACATTGTTGACGGCGACGAGGCCGCCGAACCGCCGCTGCGCGTCGCTAACCTTGAGCAGGAGCGTGCCGGGCGCCGGCTGCGCGCGGCGCGGCAAGGCGGGCGCTGTCGGCGGGCGGGACTGCTTGAGCTCGGGTAGAAAGCCGGAGAGGAACGGCACGATGCCTTGCCGGGCGCGTTGCAGAAACAGGATGAACAGCGCCGAGAACGCCACGATCTCGAGCTGGCCGGAAGCGCCCTTGGCGATCAGCGGCAGATAATCCTGCACGGAATTCTTCAGCAGCGTGACGATGGCGGCGCCCACCACGCCGCCCAAAATGCTGCCGGCACCGCCGACCATCGCCATCATCAGATATTCGATGCCCATGCTGGCTTCGAACGGGCCAGGACTGACGAAACGGCCAAGATGGGCGTAGAGCCAGCCCGACAGCGAGCCGAGGAACGCGGCGATGACGAAGGTCGTCAGCTTGACCTGAAAGGCGCTGATCCCGAGGCTTTCGACCAGCGTATTGCCGCCGCGCATCGCGCGCATCGCGCGGCCGATGCGGGAGTCGAGGAGGTTGTAGCAGAGCAGTAGCATCGCAACGACGATCGCCCAGATCAGGAAATAGATCTGCCAGCTTTCGACCAGCGCCACCGGGCCGATCGAAATTGGCGGGATGCCGGAGAGGCCGTTGTGGTGACCGAGGCCGTCGATATTGCCGAACAGAAATGCGATTGCCAGTCCCCAGGCAACCGTGCTCAGCGACAGGAAGTGGCCCTGCAGGCGCAGCGTGACGAAGCCAAGGATCCCGGCGATGCCGCAGGTCAGGACCACGGCCAGCACCAGCCCGAGCCACGGCGAGTAGCCGTTGACGGCCGTGGTCCATGCCGTCGCGTAGGCCGCAATGCCGACAAAGGCCGCCTGACCGAACGATACGATGCCGCCGACCCCGGTCAGCAGCGCCAGCCCGATCGCCGCCAGCGAGTAGATCCCAATATAGTTCAGCAGCGTGATACTGAACGGATTGAGCACAAAGGGAGCGGCGACGAGGCAGGCGATCGCCGCGGCAATGACGAGACGGATCTGCTGCTGCGTCATTCCTCGACTTCCTCTTCGGAATGCTGCGAGGCGAGCGAGCGCCAGAGCAGGATGGGGATCAGCAGCGAGAACACGATGACGTCCTTCAACGTGCTGCTCTGGAACGAAGCAAAGCTCTCGATGATGCCGACGCCGAACGCACCGAGTGCAGCACCTGGATAGCTGGCCAGCCCGCCGATGATGGCGCCGACAAAGGCCTTCAGCCCGAGCAGGAATCCGGAATCGTAGAAGATGGTGTTCACCGGCGCGATCAGGATGCCGGAGACGCCCGCCATCAGCGATCCCAACAGGTAGGCGATGGTGCCGGCGCGGGCGGGGCGGATCCCCATCAGGCGGGCGCCGGTGCGGTTCAGCGCGGTGGCGCGCAGCGCCTTGCCGATCAGCGTGAAATCGAAAAACAGGAACAGCAGGCCGCTGAACACCAGCGCCGCGGTCAGGATCAGCACCGTCTGTCCGGAAACGTGAACGCCGGCAATTTCCATCGCCATCGAGGTCAGCGGTTCGGTGCGCACGCCTTCAGGGCCGAAGAACAGCAGGCCCAATCCGACCAGCGCAAAATGCAGCGCGACCGAAACCGTCAGCAGCAGGAGAACCGAGGCATCCGCGATCGGACGGAACACGATCCGGTCGAGCAGCGGCGCGATCGGCATGATCAGGAGCAGCGCCAGCACGATCCGCACCGGCATCGGCGGATTGAAGCGCATCGTCAGCCAGACGATTCCGACGACGATCAAGGGCAGCACGAGATAGCCGAGGAGGGCCTTCGGCACGGCGCGAAACTCGCCGGCGCGCGCCAGCGAGACAACTTCCATCGCGCAGGCCATGCAGGCCAGCACGACGACCAGCCCGACCGTTCCGGGGAGCTGCTTTGCGTCGAGCGCCGCCAGCGTGAGCGCCGTGAATGCTGCGATGTCGCCGAACGGAATGAATATCACCCGCGTCACGGTGAAGATCAGCACGGTGCCGATCGCCACCAGGGCGTAGACCGCCCCGGTGGCTATGCCGTCGATGGCGAGGATCGCTGCGATATCTGCCGTCATCCCGTCGGCCGCCCTTCCGTGCTACACGTCGTTTCCGCTCAGGGTTCGTAAGTCCAGGCGCCGTTGACGAGGCGGACGATCACCAACGCGCGCTCGTCCACGCCGTAATAAGCGCCGGGCTTGAAGTTGTAGACCGCATGCACGCCCGAGAGCTCCTTGGTGCTCAGGATTTCGTCGCGCATGGCCTTGCGGAATTCGACTGTGCCGGGCTTTGCGGTCTTCAGCGCACGCTCCGCGGCGGAGGTG
It contains:
- a CDS encoding RidA family protein, which codes for MFEFLQPAGWARPIGYANGVAARGKMIFVAGQIGWNEHCQFESDDLVAQTSQTLKNVAAVLRAGGAGPEHIVSMTWFMLDRKEYSARLKEIGTVYRDVIGRHFPAMTALQVSGLIEDRAKVEIQAIAVIPDQMD
- a CDS encoding cupin domain-containing protein, with product MATKARENHREDVAGRANVEDTPELLAYYDELERLEAGALWTVANKIEPWAPKSSSVPVLWRYEDLRAHVLRSVELVSPEKAGRRVIYLNNPGRRDYAAAVGWLYSGLQVMHPGEVASAHAHSASALRFIMEGEGAYTIVDGHKMTLGANDFVLTPNGTWHEHGVSGDGTPCIWQDGLDIPLVNTLEANFYVVHPNLQQSVGYPVDDMTHTWGNPGLRPAGAEWSKGYSPLLKYEWGPTYEALQRYAKATDGSPYDGVLMNYVNPVTGGPVMQTIGASMQMLRPGESTRAHRHTGSFIYQVAKGSGHSIIDGKRFDWKERDIFCVPSWAWHEHVNASASEDACLFTFNDLPVMQALGLYREEAFGDNGGRQPLVA
- a CDS encoding fumarylacetoacetate hydrolase family protein, producing the protein MRLVTYRSTIEAAARLGAIVGDLVVDVEEAGQHTGVPLPSSMLAFIDLGPPALAALRKILNEGKDNWPVGAALPLANVRLLAPIPRPRKNIFGIGLNYVEHVAESSRALDTAKDVPKQPIIFSKPPTSVIGPDEAIQHNKKITQQLDWEVELAVVMGRTARRVSEAEALGFVFGYSVMIDISARDNRRAGQWIYSKGQDTYAPFGPCIVTADEITDPHALDLWLTVNGVEKQRSNTRHMLFKVPLLIADISAAMTLEPGDIIATGTPEGVGAGRSPQEWLWPGDVVEAEVTGIGRLRHPVVAI
- a CDS encoding flavin reductase family protein codes for the protein MIFDMETLEAQNRYKILTATVTPRPIAWVTTISASGVINAAPFSFFNVMGHEPPTVAIGLLAGSERFKDTAANILDTGEFVVNLVGEANAEAMNITCIDAPPEIDELELAGLTPAASQAVRPPRIAESPVSFECRVLASLVTGPRQTAVIGRIVRAHVDDAVILDRERCHIDTPALHLIARMHGSGWYARSTDLFQIDRPSWAAWQEKNVKA
- a CDS encoding NAD/NADP-dependent octopine/nopaline dehydrogenase family protein produces the protein MKIAVLGGGNGSFAAAGDFALAGYEVRLWRRNADDVEAHRAQGGVITVIDRAGQRETRPAKITSAIAEAIDGADLILCPAPAFAQPAIAELAAPHLRDGQVVFLPPGTFGSYLFARAARDAGNRAEIATAETGTLPWLARKRGPYAVRISGRGARLPTGVFPLRLAPHALDVIGRAFPNAIEPCGDALSGALMNAGPIIHPPLITMNAGPIEHFEKWDIHKEGTQPAIRRVTDALDAERVAIREALGYGGPHFPLANHYAKDGEPWMYARDAHDQLTDSGDWSERLVLLEHRYMLEDLRLGLSFFDSVATLVGVQTPLVKAFLAIGSAITGQDFAVTGRTLASLGLGDLDRAALQNHLAEGFR
- a CDS encoding 3-hydroxybutyryl-CoA dehydrogenase; the encoded protein is MRPVIGCLGAGRMGRGIAVVFAFAGHQVIIVDFKEREAAAFEALAAEASAEIRSTLEILSRIDLLPAELVPTIAERVTIAPRQKAAAVLPRCDVIFEGVPEILGLKQAALAEASQLAGEGSIIASTTSTILVDDLAGSVEHPGRFLNAHWLNPAYLVPLIELSPGKLTAPETTARMKTLLEGIGKVPVVCAARPGFIVPRIQSLAMNEAARMVEEGVASAEDIDKAVIYGFGFRFAVLGLLEFIDWGGGDILHHASRYLVEALGDSRYAAPEIIATNMREGRIGMKTGQGFMNYEGVDQAAYREKRLAAFASALRAMGLAREPVA
- a CDS encoding ABC transporter ATP-binding protein; translated protein: MTAMFSIENVSVAYGKVEAVRNVSLSVEQGQIVTVIGPNGAGKTTLLMAAIGLLKSTGRMLFQGTDLGRIDVEGRVERGLCLVPEKRELFADMSVADNLLLGTYSLRDRSTTRKSLDDVFDRFPRLKERSKQAAGTLSGGERQMLALGRALMAKPKLLVLDEPSLGLAPLIVREIFRTIASLRSLGVSVLLVEQNARAALETADYGYVLETGEIIQSGPADTLIHDPKLIAAYLGGH
- a CDS encoding branched-chain amino acid ABC transporter ATP-binding protein/permease; this translates as MTQQQIRLVIAAAIACLVAAPFVLNPFSITLLNYIGIYSLAAIGLALLTGVGGIVSFGQAAFVGIAAYATAWTTAVNGYSPWLGLVLAVVLTCGIAGILGFVTLRLQGHFLSLSTVAWGLAIAFLFGNIDGLGHHNGLSGIPPISIGPVALVESWQIYFLIWAIVVAMLLLCYNLLDSRIGRAMRAMRGGNTLVESLGISAFQVKLTTFVIAAFLGSLSGWLYAHLGRFVSPGPFEASMGIEYLMMAMVGGAGSILGGVVGAAIVTLLKNSVQDYLPLIAKGASGQLEIVAFSALFILFLQRARQGIVPFLSGFLPELKQSRPPTAPALPRRAQPAPGTLLLKVSDAQRRFGGLVAVNNVSFEVRSGEILGLIGPNGAGKTTMFNLLTGALRINSGEIAFAGHSITRDQQFHIARAGISRTFQHVKLRPRMTLLDNVLLGTYARTRTGLLAGALRLNQAEEASARYEALRQLERVGLGDKPFELAGNLPLGNQRVLEIARALAADPTLLVLDEPAAGLRRQEKLKLAELLRSLRADHLTILLVEHDMEFVMSLVDRIVVLDFGSKLCEGEPAAIRSDTRVQEAYLGGVA
- a CDS encoding branched-chain amino acid ABC transporter permease — protein: MTADIAAILAIDGIATGAVYALVAIGTVLIFTVTRVIFIPFGDIAAFTALTLAALDAKQLPGTVGLVVVLACMACAMEVVSLARAGEFRAVPKALLGYLVLPLIVVGIVWLTMRFNPPMPVRIVLALLLIMPIAPLLDRIVFRPIADASVLLLLTVSVALHFALVGLGLLFFGPEGVRTEPLTSMAMEIAGVHVSGQTVLILTAALVFSGLLFLFFDFTLIGKALRATALNRTGARLMGIRPARAGTIAYLLGSLMAGVSGILIAPVNTIFYDSGFLLGLKAFVGAIIGGLASYPGAALGAFGVGIIESFASFQSSTLKDVIVFSLLIPILLWRSLASQHSEEEVEE